From the genome of Triticum aestivum cultivar Chinese Spring chromosome 3B, IWGSC CS RefSeq v2.1, whole genome shotgun sequence, one region includes:
- the LOC123072688 gene encoding 40S ribosomal protein S10-1, which yields MIISKKNRREICKYLFQEGVLYAKKDYNLAKHPQVDASNLEVIKLMQSFKSKEYVRETFSWQHYYWYLTNDGIEFLRTFLNLPSEIVPNTLKKSAKPPSRPFGSGPPGDRPRGPPRFEGDRPRYGDRDGYRGGPRGAPGDFAGEKGGAPAEYQPAFRGAGGAARPFGRGGGGGTFGSGATME from the exons ATG ATCATCTCCAAGAAGAACCGCCGCGAGATCTGCAAGTACCTCTTCCAGG AGGGAGTCTTGTACGCCAAGAAGGACTACAACCTGGCCAAGCACCCGCAGGTGGATGCCTCGAACCTGGAGGTCATCAAGCTCATGCAGAGCTTCAAGTCCAAGGAGTACGTCAGGGAGACTTTCTCGTGGCAGCACTACTACTGGTACCTGACCAACGACGGCATCGAGTTCCTCCGCACCTTCCTCAACCTGCCGTCTGAGATTGTGCCCAACACCCTCAAGAAGTCCGCCAAGCCCCCGTCCCGCCCCTTCGGCTCTGGCCCACCGGGTGACCGCCCCAG GGGTCCTCCTCGTTTTGAGGGTGACAGGCCCAGGTATGGTGACAGGGATGGTTACAGAGGAGGCCCACGTGGTGCTCCAGGTGATTTCGCTGGTGAGAAGGGTGGAGCTCCTGCTGAGTACCAGCCAGCTTTCAGG GGTGCTGGTGGTGCTGCCAGGCCCTTTGGccgtggaggtggtggcggcactTTTGGTTCTGGAGCTACCATGGAGTGA